Genomic DNA from Phyllostomus discolor isolate MPI-MPIP mPhyDis1 chromosome 12, mPhyDis1.pri.v3, whole genome shotgun sequence:
GGAAAATTGAAGAGAATAGAGAGAAGTCCCTAACTATTGTCACCTACCATTTGCCTGCCCGCAAGCAAGTCCTCAGAGATGACAGAGTGAAGGGATACTTGGTGAGCCATTATTAAAGATAAGACTTAAACAGCTGATTTTTGAAGGTTTGCAGCTTGGCTTCTTGGTGGACAAGTATGTTTGATTTTGCAATATTTCTGGAGTGTATGCGAAACATAGTCATATTTTCTGCTAGTAAAACTGTTTCTGGTTTGGGCATTGGGAttaaatttatcaatattttaagaTGCTCTGCAAAGCATGTGATGCCATGCAAATAACCGTGACTTACAGAGACCGTCACCCAAACAAGTCTAGGATCTGGTTGAATGTGTAAAGTGAGATGAAGCAAAAAAATTACCTACGAGTGTAAAAGGAGTTTACACTTCAGAACCTCTAATTATTTCTAGTACAAAATCTGTCCGGATCCACGGCTGCAGACAACAGAAACCATCAGCTATGTTAAGTGgaataaaatgagaatttattaGATCGATATCGGGGAATCACAGAATGGACAGGAGGCCAGAGgatacacagagaaaaatgagtgGGCACCAAATAGAACTCAAGAAGGGAGGCAGTAGGGACTACCACAAAGGGAAGAGCCTGGTTCTCACGTTCCACCTCCCATGCCATGAACCTGAGCTCCACTCACCGCCCCCCACATCACTCACTAAAAGAGCATCCGATCTGCTGGAGCTGAGCAGCCCGTCCCATATCCACTCCTGCCGCATCCAGGCAAGAACGGAAGTGGGTTGTTAGCTCCCACCACCAAAACTGCACAAAACAGGGGTTTGTTCAGTAGGGAGATGCCAACTCTGTGGCAAACTTTCAGGCCACAGCTGTCCCCGTAGCTCTCTATGATGCTGGGTGCTTGTGATGTGAGGGACAAAATTCTGCATGTTCAGCTATTGCACTACCGCACTGAGAGCGTGTCTGTCTCAGAGCAAGCACCGGTGGCATGGGGCAGAGGCCCGGTCAGTCTTCAAGACACCAGCAGTAGAGACTGACTCAGAGCAGGAGGCGTGGCCTGTGGAGAAGGCTGGTGAGGTTCTGGGCAGGGGGACTCTCAGAGCAGAGAAGGGGGGCTTGGGCGAAGGCGGGAGGACCTAGTGCTGGGGCTCCGGTGAGGTGAATACGGCTCTCCTTGAGCACACCCTTTAAGGGAGTGCCAGAATCTCAGCCATCAAGATAGATCGTCTTTCAATgcagcattttttaataaaagtgagTGCATGGATTCCTgttaaacaaaatatcaaaaattttcaGCAAACTGGGGTTACGTTACTGATTTTTCCTGTTGCATCCAGCTCTGAGATGACGCAGCACAATGCTGTGAAAGCGTCCCTTCCACTTTGGGCCTGTTCCTCCTGCAGATTTAAGGGGCGGGACAGAAACGTGCTGTGACTCTGTGAGGGCTCAGGGGCAAGGATGCAGGTTAAAGTCCCCTGTGCCAGACGGCAGTCTGTATCCCATTGGGCTGGGCGGAGGCGGTGCCCTTTCTGCAAGCGTTAGAAACAGTGGGCGAACGGTAACCCCCTCACCCATGGAAACCTGTAGTGGGgctcaaaagaaaaggaagagaagccctatgcattaaaaaaaactatactatcaaataattatgtttaaaagGATTAGGGGAAAAGAATAGGAACCATGAATGAAAAATAGAGCACAATGAACCAGAAAagggaaatgtgaaaaataagtcAACACACTATCTAGCAATCTGATTGCACCTCCGCTCATCCCCGCTCTGGGCCCCGGGCAGTGGAGCCCAGTGGTCACCTGGGCCTATAGCTGAGGGACCGAGGTGTCACCGTGTGCTGGGGGTGGAATAGTCCGTGAGTAGAAGGGATGGAATTCAAATCCACATATGTTTAtgccaaataattctttaatcctcacccaaagatatgtttactgGTTCTAAAAAGACAAAgcgggagagaaagaaagaaagagagagagaaaaaccttgttgtgagaaacatcagtcagttgcggACTCCTATACACGCCTGaagcagggatcgaacccacaaccttttggtgtgcaggacagtgctccagccaaATGAGGCACCCAGCTAGGTCTAtgccaaaaatttttttaacaagaaaacatttcttccttttatcatATAAGAGAAGAAACTATCCTTTTTTTTCAATCTGcaccaggtagctcaattggttagagcttCATCGTGATAcgtgaaggttgtgggtttgatccctgttcagGGGACATACAACCATCAGCCATTGaatgtacaaataagtggaacaaattgatgtcCAGACCTTTCTCatctctcactaaaatcaatccataaaaccaaaaaattttagtaatttaagaTAACTGTAAGTTGGAAAGCAAAATTAGCTATTACCCCCAGGCTTGCTGGCCCATAAACCTGTGTGCTTCATGAGCAGCACAGCCTACACAGGCCCTGGGAATCTTCCATTGTCCTTCCTTGTCTATTATGTTTGTGAGTAACTGGGGTGAGCATGAACATCTTAGAAGCTAGGTAACCATAAATATACAAATGCTGTGGAATGGCTGGAGCTAATACTGTGCCATAGGGCAGAACTGAAGAAGTGCTCTGTATTCCTGGGTTCCCTCTTCTCTGTAATCTGAACaatagccctagccctagccctagccctagccctagccctagccctagccctagccctagccctagccctagccctagctcTAACCCTAGCCCTCGCCCTAGctctagccctagccctagctcAAACCCTAGCTCTAATCCTAGCTCTAGCCCTAACCCCACCTCcaaccaaaaatatcttcagACATTGCCGATGTAGGCTAGGGGTCCGAATTTCCCCCATTTGAGAACCACTAGACTAAGATGACTTCCAAATACTTACTAAAACTGTTCACTttttgtgaagatttttttttctacaaggGTGATGGTGTAAGGATCAGATGAGGAAATTCATAAAAGTTTTTTGAAAAAGACTACACAGTTGTTTGGCcttctatttgtaattttaattaaaaaatacagtgtaaTGTTTAGGCCTAGAATGGCCTAGGGTGGGAGATTCCCACCCTCCAGAGCCACCTCCCATGCCTCCCTTTCACCCAGACCCTCACTGTGGGGGCTTCTTGACTTGGGTTCATAGACCCTTAACAGATCTGAGATAGTATATTTCTGTGTGATTGTTTTCCTCTGTAattctatgtactttattttatgaattttaaaatagtattcagAGGCGGGTACATGGGCTTCATCACCCTGCCAAAGAGGTCCAAAGGTTAAGAATTAACCAAACTTCAGCCCGCCCAGCAGTGACTGTTCATGGCATGTTGATGTGTGAGGTGTTTGAGCAGAAACTGAGATGATGAACAGTTCCTCCTGTCATACCTCTTTCTCTGTCATTGTACCCAACTCTTAGCTGATCTCCTGGCACTACAAGGTAAGGCCGAGACATCCTTGATGAACTGCAGGAACTCCAGGTTCCTGTCTGTGGCTACCTCTGCTTTCCTACTCCAGCTGCTGGTGCCCACCAGCTGCGCTTACTCACCAGGCCTGGATCCTGGGTCTGTCATGTAAATAGGTCTTTCAGGGCTGTCCAGGCCAACCTGGAGGCTATGAGGGTGGTTCTGTAGGGCTcctccccagggctcctccccgGGGTGGTGGAGATGCCACAGCTCTGCTGTGAGTGCTTGAATGTGTGTGCCTTTGCATGGCGGGGTCGGGGTGTGCAGGAGACTCAATACCGTAGGAAGACCTCTGGGTCCTGTGTAAGAGACAGAAGCCTACAAGATAATGCTGACAATTCGTCATCGCCTCCTGGAGACCAGACCCTGGTATTCACGTGCATTGTGAGAGATGGAACCACGACAGCCTACTTCCTATCTGTGCTCATCAGAAGGAATCTTCTTACATGTCACAACAGCACGTAATCTATCCTCACACCCCGCCTCCAAGCAGATTTTAGCAAAGCAGTGGTTCCTAAAGTgggaaatacacaaaataagAGACAGTGCAATTTTAGAGTGAGTTTCCCCCAAGAATTTTTAAGCAGTTAACATGTGACACATGTCTTTTTCCTCTGTCATCCACCCCCCACTTCCGCTTTTGTGTCGGCAAATGTATACGTTAAGGCAGAGCTGCACGTACGTTCTCGTTAAGCCAGGAAGCAGAGAAACACGCTGTGGAGGGGAACGGACTGTTTAATCCTGCCCCAGTGAGCGTGCTGGCTCAGCCCCCTGCGTGCGGGGAGGTGCTCACCCGGCAGAGTGGGCACAGGGCAGCCGCAGCGACCACGCTTCCCCAGAGTTTAGAAGCACTTCCTGTAGAGGAAGAAAGGCCCGTGCTCCTCGTACTCAAAGCGGTGGACCCACAGTGCCTGGAAGCCCTGGAGCGATGCCAGGATGGAGCCACCTGTCCACACCGCAGTGTCTCTTCCAGGCAGCACGTTGACCTGGGGGCTGTCATTGGGGCACAAGTTGCTCAGCTCCTTCTGCAGACGGTTGGGGAAACCACTGAGCAGGGTGCTGCCCCCGCAGAGCAGGATGTTCCCCATGAGGTCCCGTTTGAGGGCGATGTCGCACTTGTTGAGGCAGGACACCGTCTGGGTGTGGAGGCCCAGCTGCATGGACTTGATCAGAGACGGCTTGAAGAACATCTCCGAGCAGAGGAACCTCTCCTGGCCCAGGCTGATCTGCTGCCCGTCCGGCAGAGTGTACTGGGTCGTGTGCACAGTAGCTGGGACTTTCTTCTCTTCGATGGGGTCCAGGGCCACGAAGCAGCATGTCTTCTTGATGTCCTCCACGATGCCCACCTGGTCCTCGGTGAAGTGCTTTCCATGATTGTTCATCAGGTCCATCAAGTAGGCTGTCAGGTCAGAGCCCGCATAGTCCAGCCGTCCCGTGATGCTGGGCAAAGGATAGCCTTCGTAGATGGGGACCACATAGGACACGCCGTGGCCGACCTCCACGACCAGGCCGGAGGTCCTGCCGTAGGAGTACATGGACAGGCGGGACTGGTAGGCGATGTGCATCGCAGGCGTGTGGAAGGTCTCAAACAGCATTTCAGCGTACCGCTCTCTGTTGGTGTGCGGGCTCAGGGGCGGGTCCGAAACCAAGACCGCATGCTCCTCCGGGGCGATCTTCATCTCTTGCTGGAAGAGATATTCCCAGATCGCCTGCACAGAATCCCAGTCCACGATGATGCCGTGCCGCAGAGGGTTGATTAGCTTGAGATGAACCTCTGGATTGAGGAGCTCCTGCCCCACGAATGTCTCTTTGCGGTTGTCCCCCGTTTTGGCGGTCTCCATGTAGGGCTTGCCCACAGTTGACGAGATCTTGTGGCTGGGCTTTGGCAGCCCGGCGAAGCCACATTTACAGTAGCCAGTGCCAAGGTCCATGACCACGGCCTTGGTCACCTTTACCTTGGGCTTCTCCTTGACTTCTGCCGACTGAGTGGGTTCTTCTGGCTTGGAAAAGGTGTGGCGGACCCATACTGCCCTCTTGGCGGGGCCTTCCTTCAGGGAGGCAGTCTGCAGGGCCTGGGTGTTCACGGGGGCCTGTTCGCCCTTTTTCTTGTCAGGCCCATCCCCCATGACTGCTGCCTGCGGGGCCCACGTGCCATCCAGGGCCATCTTGCTCTCAGGAAGTTTCTCGATCCCACTAGCTTCAACGCCTGAAAGGCTTAAACCACAGGGCAGCTTGAGAATTTCCCCAATGGTGACATCACTGATTATGACATAATCCAGGGACCTGGGGCTCTCTAGGTACTAGGGACAAACTTTGTCCCAAGGTAGGGTCAATTTGGGTAGTATTTCTGAGGCgatttacattttttctaaattataataaACCTGATTCATCTAgtcaaaacacaaaataacacaaaaataaaaatctgcacCTGGTAGAATGTATAGCTTCTTTATAAGCTCCCatagaatttctttaaaattctattcCAGGTGTGACCTTGCTTCCATCAGGTGAGCTGGCAGTGTCCAGAGGGCCAGTTTCACCTCTGCTCTACATTCTCTTGAATTCTGTGTGTCGGGGCTCCTTTTGAAATCCGTAAAGGTGGGAGGGCCGGGGGGTACGGTAGTGCGAGAAGGACATGAAAAGACACGGGTGGAGCCCACGCTGACGTCCATCCGAGTCCCTCCCGGGGCGCCCACGCATGAGCTGTTCCCTTAGCAGCTGCCAAAGAGCATCGGGGGCGAGTGATTACTGTTTGATCTTTTATTCTGAATGCCTGAGAATGAAACATGCCTAGctcaaaaagtaaatttttcacAAATACTAAAACACACTGTCTAGTTACTGGAAAAACACATCAGCTAGTCTTAGCAGGGCCGTCTCCAAGTACATTGTGCATTTCTTAGAACTCCATGCACAGACTTGATCTAAGCCATATTGTCATTCACCCAGGTGACGGCCATTGGCCAAACCggtctccctcttccctgcttgCCTCCTTGTAATGCACTGCCCTTGCGGCACCCACCTGATGGGCCTCTTCCCCCCACCTTtctgctctctgtctccctctggctgcctcctctcccatGGTGTGGCCTTCCTCAAGTGTCTTCCCCCTGAGGAACTGTACAGAAACTGTTCGCTCTGCTTTGAACCACAGCTGATCCTCATTATTCACtcattctgtttttcaaaattcaccTACATGCTAAAATTGATTCGTAACCCCAAAATCTTTGTGGCGCTTTCACGGTTATTTGCAGACAAGCGCAGAACAGCAAAAATACTCACGTTGCCCGACATGCACATTTCCAGCTGAGGTCAAAAGAGACCGAGCTCTGCCTTCCtggctcagctctgccactgtaaACAAGTGTGCTTTGTACGGTTGATTTGATGCCACATTTTTCACATTAAAGATatgtttaaacagaaacacacagaaaacaaaccaaaGTTGTCTAGAGATTGATGGTTATGTATTGATGGATTGGTTGGTTGACGAGGCTCGCAGGGAGCTAGCCCTTCGTGCCTCCTAGGAGCAGCAGTTCATATTAGCtaatgggcagggcaggggggactTTGTAACTATGTAGCAAAAAGGGACAGCCCTCACCTGCCTGCCTGTCACGGCTTGTCTCCTTCTCTGGCCTAGAAGCCTCTTGAGAACAGGGACCACACTGGCTTTGAACAgcgcctggcatatagtaggtacttgataaatttttaatgaataaattgcaAATAAATGATTTTCAAGGGCAATTTTTAATCAGGCTTTAGCCTATAGTGAATCATTAGAGGTTAATATTTAATACCGCTTTACAAAATCTGGGCAGATTTTCACCGGAGTCTGTGAATGAATGCTAATTAAAAACCTTTATTTAATTATCACTTGACACTCTTCTTTGGTTGGAGCCTCCCCTTTGGACTTGAGAGCATGACAGAAGATGTTCCTCTGTCTCCACCCTCTGCCAGTGTCCCTGGCCAAGTACCTCTGCTCTGCTGAATTTCCCTGAGGCCACCTCGGCAGAGATGGTGTCACCAAGGTGCTCAGGGCACTGCCACCTTAGAAATCTGATGAGGAGCAGTGAGCATCCAtatctcccttcctcctggggagagagaggcatcTCCGAGGTCCATTCTGCTTCTCACCGAACCACAAAACCAGGACAAGGAAGACTCTTACCCCTGACTGAGCGCACTAGCTTGCAACACTGAGAGCCAGATTTCATAGCAAGCAGGGTCAGTAACTCCTAAACTTGTTGCTCAGTCATAAGTTCTGGCTCCATCTGGGCTTCTATTAGAGCAGAAGTCAGCAACCTTTTTCCCTGAAGGATCAGGTGATATAAGTAATGTGGGCTTTGGAGACCACACAGTCTGTCTTGACTACTAAACTGTACTGTTGTTGAAAGGCGCCACATcagtggctgtgttccaataaaactttattcacacgGGCTGgcagagggccagatttggcctgtgggccataGTTTTCCA
This window encodes:
- the LOC114488218 gene encoding actin-like protein 7A, which encodes MALDGTWAPQAAVMGDGPDKKKGEQAPVNTQALQTASLKEGPAKRAVWVRHTFSKPEEPTQSAEVKEKPKVKVTKAVVMDLGTGYCKCGFAGLPKPSHKISSTVGKPYMETAKTGDNRKETFVGQELLNPEVHLKLINPLRHGIIVDWDSVQAIWEYLFQQEMKIAPEEHAVLVSDPPLSPHTNRERYAEMLFETFHTPAMHIAYQSRLSMYSYGRTSGLVVEVGHGVSYVVPIYEGYPLPSITGRLDYAGSDLTAYLMDLMNNHGKHFTEDQVGIVEDIKKTCCFVALDPIEEKKVPATVHTTQYTLPDGQQISLGQERFLCSEMFFKPSLIKSMQLGLHTQTVSCLNKCDIALKRDLMGNILLCGGSTLLSGFPNRLQKELSNLCPNDSPQVNVLPGRDTAVWTGGSILASLQGFQALWVHRFEYEEHGPFFLYRKCF